One genomic region from Nymphaea colorata isolate Beijing-Zhang1983 chromosome 10, ASM883128v2, whole genome shotgun sequence encodes:
- the LOC116263328 gene encoding pentatricopeptide repeat-containing protein At2g06000-like gives MLLLRLRHRRFLGAPPFHHFLSNAADPSSYPEVYPENPNPWIVKVIVSLFAHGGRGSPSEARARFLRGSLNAELAFHVIKCMDDPASMLEFFHVTDAELDFHHSVHAYNLFVRKFSSSGHCDAARRVFHTMRSKAHLVCASSLNSLVSCVVRSGDLDAAIGLVAEARDLKCRLGVVVVNLLLNVLIRKNREDEAVRLLREWSGMVFSPDTCSFNIIIRGLCRKGKAFEAFDFLAEMKAFGCSPDTITYNTFIDGLCRADEVDRAHALLKEVISSKVCWLDVVSFTSLISGYCKVGRMEEAAKLYKEMVDCGKRPNTVTHNVLIDGYAKIGDMTSAKRVYEQMIFQGCPADVVTFSTLIDGCCRNGQFDDAMGLWHEMGCRDISPNEYTFAILLNGLCKQNRLSQARDLLRQLKYSNLVPQPFMYNPVVDGFCKAGNVDEANIIFSEMEEKRCSPDKWTYTILIIGHCMKGRMTEAVNLFHKMLEVGCIPDEITVISLVSRLLKAGMPAEANQVVITVSFDDFSVGSTHFKKCSLLGKSGGILAAI, from the coding sequence ATGCTTCTCCTGCGCCTGAGACACAGACGGTTTCTCGGCGCTCCCCCCTTCCATCATTTCCTGTCGAACGCCGCGGACCCTAGCTCCTACCCTGAAGTATACCCGGAAAACCCTAACCCCTGGATCGTTAAGGTCATCGTCTCACTTTTCGCTCACGGGGGCCGGGGTTCTCCGTCGGAGGCCCGGGCCAGATTCCTACGCGGGTCGCTGAATGCGGAGCTCGCGTTCCATGTGATCAAGTGCATGGACGATCCTGCTTCGATGCTGGAGTTCTTCCACGTGACGGATGCGGAGCTTGATTTCCATCATTCTGTGCACGCCTACAACCTATTTGTTAGAAAATTCAGTTCTTCAGGGCATTGCGATGCGGCGCGGAGAGTTTTCCACACCATGAGAAGCAAAGCACATTTGGTGTGTGCGTCCAGTTTGAATTCTTTGGTTTCTTGTGTCGTTCGATCTGGTGATCTTGATGCTGCAATTGGTTTGGTTGCTGAAGCTCGGGACTTGAAGTGTAGGCTGGGTGTGGTAGTGGTCAATCTTCTGTTGAATGTTTTGATCCGGAAGAACCGGGAGGATGAGGCAGTTCGTTTACTGAGGGAGTGGTCGGGAATGGTGTTCAGTCCAGATACTTGCTCCTTCAATATCATCATCAGAGGTCTGTGTAGGAAGGGGAAAGCCTTTGAGGCATTTGATTTTCTTGCTGAAATGAAAGCTTTTGGTTGCTCACCTGACACTATTACATACAACACTTTCATAGATGGGTTATGTCGAGCTGATGAAGTGGATAGAGCGCATGCTTTGCTGAAAGAAGTTATTTCTAGTAAAGTTTGCTGGTTGGATGTAGTATCCTTTACATCTCTTATTTCAGGTTATTGTAAGGTGGGAAGGATGGAAGAGGCTGCTAAGCTATACAAGGAAATGGTTGATTGCGGCAAGAGACCCAATACTGTGACTCACAATGTCCTTATAGACGGTTACGCAAAGATAGGAGATATGACATCCGCCAAGCGTGTCTACGAGCAAATGATATTTCAGGGATGTCCGGCGGATGTGGTTACCTTTTCAACTTTGATAGATGGTTGCTGCCGAAATGGACAGTTTGATGACGCTATGGGCCTTTGGCATGAAATGGGTTGTCGAGATATATCTCCAAATGAATATACTTTTGCCATTCTTCTCAATGGCTTGTGCAAGCAAAATAGGTTAAGTCAGGCCCGCGATCTTCTGAGGCAGTTAAAATACAGTAATCTTGTTCCCCAACCATTTATGTACAACCCTGTGGTAGATGGGTTCTGCAAGGCAGGAAATGTGGACGAAGCAAACATAATTTTCTCCGAGATGGAGGAAAAGCGATGCTCTCCTGATAAATGGACATATACTATCTTAATCATTGGTCATTGCATGAAAGGAAGAATGACTGAAGCTGTTAATCTTTTTCATAAGATGTTGGAAGTTGGTTGTATACCTGATGAAATTACAGTAATATCTCTAGTCTCACGCCTTTTGAAGGCTGGGATGCCAGCTGAAGCAAACCAAGTTGTAATTACAGTTTCATTTGATGACTTCAGTGTTGGTTCAACGCATTTTAAGAAATGTTCCTTACTAGGAAAATCTGGAGGGATTCTGGCGGCTATTTGA
- the LOC116262401 gene encoding exportin-T produces MDDLERAIIISFDESGSVDPGLKSQVTAYCQRIKESQGICRVCMEKVLFCTFPQVQFWCLKTVQEVVRDRFSSVDAEERLFVRKSVASIACADGLDEGSAGARVLDGPAFIKNKLAQVFVTLVFFEYPSPWSSAFLDFLPHLRKGAAVIDMFCRVLNALDDELISLDYPRSPEEVRVSAHVKDAMRQQCVPQIVRAWYDVVVLYKSSKPELAAFVLDTMRRYVNWIDIGLIANDVFLPMLFETILVDGHPDQLRASSAGCVLAMVSKRMEPKAKLTLLRSLRISRIFGMVVENEESELGSSLGSLLLGYATEVLECSKRLESEDIYNESVELLDEVLPSIFYVMQRSEEETTFSSLQFLSAYVSKMKTLSPLKEKQMLHLGQILEVIRGKIRYDPAYRESLDLPDKIGREEEERMTEYRKDLFVLFRSVSRIAQDVTQLFVMNSLAAAVLGSAEVEFEDVESAISLFYALGEAINEEGIRTGTGLLSEMMPMLLSAKFSFHSHRLVALVYLETISRYVGFVHEHTQYIPLVLAAFLDERGIRHPNINVSRRASYLFMRIVKVLRVNLLPFIETILQSLQDTMVRLTRLEWALKDLDGSHIFEAIGMLIGMEDVSPEKQSEYLSLLLIPLCQQVDTLLSSVKTDDDPAELSAKVAYVQQIISAINSLSKGFSERLVTASRPTIGIMFKQTLDVLLKVLLVFPKNEQLRTKVTSFVHRMVDTLGACIFPYLPRALEQLLVDSETKEMVGFLVLINQLILKFKTAMGSIMEEIFPSIASRVFHVLPKDLFPSGPGSNTEEIRELQELQRTLFTFLHVMTTNDLSSVLLAPNSRGYLDAVIQLLLYNACGHKDILIRKACVQIFVKLIKDWCSRSNGEEKVPGFRTFIIESFAPNCCLYSVLDSSFELRDANTLVLLGEIVVAQKVMYENLGDEFLIHFVTKGFPAAHCPQNLAEQYCQKLQSGDMKTLKCFYQSLIESLRCQQNGSLVFR; encoded by the exons ATGGATGATTTAGAGAGGGCGATCATAATCAGTTTTGATGAGTCGGGCAGTGTCGATCCTGGCCTGAAGTCGCAGGTGACCGCCTACTGCCAGCGGATTAAGGAGTCTCAAGGAATCTGCAGAGTCTGTATGGAGAAGGTTCTATTCTGCACATTTCCGCAGGTTCAGTTCTGGTGCCTCAAGACAGTGCAGGAGGTCGTCCGCGACCGTTTCTCGTCTGTGGACGCAGAAGAGCGGTTGTTCGTTCGGAAGTCGGTCGCTTCGATTGCTTGTGCGGACGGTCTCGACGAGGGATCGGCGGGAGCGAGGGTTCTGGATGGTCCGGCCTTCATTAAGAACAAGCTCGCCCAGGTCTTCGTcactcttgttttctttgagtACCCATCGCCGTGGTCGTCGGCCTTCCTCGATTTCCTGCCGCATCTGCGCAAGGGTGCGGCGGTGATCGACATGTTCTGCAGAGTTCTGAACGCCCTGGACGACGAGCTCATCAGCCTGGATTATCCGAGGAGCCCCGAGGAGGTCAGGGTTTCCGCCCACGTGAAGGATGCAATGCGGCAGCAATGCGTGCCACAGATTGTGAGGGCTTGGTACGATGTGGTTGTCCTGTACAAGAGCTCCAAGCCGGAGCTTGCGGCCTTCGTCCTGGACACAATGCGGAGGTACGTCAATTGGATAGATATCGGATTGATCGCGAATGACGTCTTCCTCCCCATGCTCTTCGAGACTATCCTCGTCGATGGGCACCCTGATCAGTTGCGGGCGTCTTCAGCAGGGTGCGTTCTGGCAATGGTGTCGAAGAGAATGGAGCCGAAGGCAAAGCTCACGCTCTTGAGGAGCTTGCGTATCAGTAGGATTTTTGGAATGGTTGTCGAAAATGAAGAATCTGAATTGGGTTCTAGTTTGGGTTCGCTGCTGCTCGGGTACGCCACAGAGGTGTTGGAGTGTTCGAAGCGACTGGAATCGGAGGATATTTATAATGAGAGTGTGGAGCTCTTGGACGAGGTGTTGCCATCTATTTTCTACGTGATGCAACGCAGTGAAGAGGAGACGACATTCAGCTCTCTGCAGTTCCTCTCCGCTTACGTCTCTAAGATGAAGACGTTGTCACCGTTGAAGGAGAAGCAGATGCTGCATTTGGGTCAGATACTGGAGGTGATTCGCGGGAAGATTCGTTACGATCCTGCTTATAGGGAAAGTCTCGATTTGCCTGATAAGATtgggagagaagaggaagagaggatgACCGAGTACAGAAAAGATCTGTTCGTATTGTTCCGGAGCGTGTCGAGGATTGCGCAAGACGTCACTCAGTTGTTCGTCATGAATTCATTGGCAGCAGCAGTATTGGGTTCTGCAGAAGTAGAGTTTGAGGACGTAGAGTCGGCGATATCGCTTTTTTACGCACTTGGAGAGGCGATTAACGAGGAAGGGATCAGAACTGGAACTGGGCTGTTAAGTGAGATGATGCCGATGCTTCTGTCAGCAAAATTCTCCTTTCACTCACATAGACTGGTAGCTCTTGTTTACTTGGAGACGATAAGCAGATATGTCGGGTTCGTTCATGAGCACACTCAATATATCCCACTTGTTCTGGCCGCGTTTCTGGATGAGAGAGGTATTCGTCATCCCAACATCAATGTCAGCCGTCGTGCAAGTTATCTGTTTATGAGAATAGTGAAGGTATTGAGAGTAAACCTTCTGCCGTTCATAGAGACGATCTTGCAG AGCTTGCAAGATACTATGGTTCGTTTGACACGGTTGGAATGGGCATTGAAAGACCTGGATGGAAGCCACATATTTGAG GCAATAGGAATGTTGATTGGAATGGAGGATGTATCCCCGGAGAAGCAGTCGGAATACCTCTCCTTGTTGCTCATTCCTCTCTGTCAGCAG GTCGATACACTGCTTTCAAGTGTCAAAACAGATGATGATCCTGCAGAATTATCTGCAAAAGTAGCATATGTCCAACAAATAATCTCGGCAATAAATTCACTTAGCAAG GGCTTTAGCGAGCGACTTGTTACAGCTAGCCGACCGACCATTGGCATCATGTTTAAGCAG ACATTGGATGTTCTCCTTAAGGTTCTCCTGGTATTCCCAAAGAATGAACAACTAAGGACAAAG GTCACATCTTTTGTTCATCGCATGGTCGACACTCTAGGAGCATGCATATTTCCGTACCTACCTAGGGCATTGGAGCAGTTGCTTGTGGATAGTGAG ACAAAAGAAATGGTGGGCTTTCTGGTGTTAATCAATCAATTGATACTCAAGTTCAAGACTGCAATGGGCAGCATCATGGAAGAAATATTTCCTTCTATTGCAAGTCGTGTGTTCCATGTTCTTCCGAAGGATTTATTTCCCTCAGGGCCAGGAAGTAATACTGAG GAAATCCGTGAACTACAGGAGCTTCAACGCACCTTGTTTACATTTCTCCATGTCATGACCACCAATGATCTGTCTTCTGTTTTGCTTGCTCCTAATAGCAGGGGATATTTGGATGCAGTAATTCAGTTGCTCTTATATAATGCTTGCGGACACAAAGACATCCTCATCCGGAAG GCTTGTGTGCAGATTTTTGTGAAACTCATAAAAGATTGGTGTTCCAGGTCTAATGGTGAAGAAAAG GTACCTGGTTTTCGGACATTTATTATTGAGTCATTTGCACCCAACTGTTGCTTATATAGTGTGCTGGACAGTTCCTTTGAGCTGCGTGATGCCAATACA CTTGTCCTTCTTGGGGAAATTGTTGTGGCTCAGAAAGTCATGTACGAGAATCTTGGTGATGAATTTCTTATTCATTTCGTGACAAAGGGCTTTCCAGCAGCGCACTGCCCACAAAATCTAGCTGAACAGTATTGCCAAAAATTACAG AGTGGCGACATGAAGACACTGAAGTGCTTCTACCAGTCGCTTATTGAGAGCTTGAGATGCCAACAGAATGGAAGCCTTGTGTTCAGATAG